Proteins co-encoded in one Hymenobacter swuensis DY53 genomic window:
- a CDS encoding YebC/PmpR family DNA-binding transcriptional regulator: MGRAFEFRKGRKMKRWDRMSKDFTRIGREIVMAVKESGANPDTNSRLRTAMQNAKGVNMPKDRVEAAIKRASSKEEKDYTEVVYEGYAPHGVAIVIETATDNPTRTVANVRMYFNRGNGALGTAGSSDYTFTRKGVFKLAAEGLDLDDLELELIDAGAEDVYADQEEDEHGSVKDYIVVETAFTDFGQMQKALEEKGLNVVSAQLQRVANTTVHLEGDQLDEVMNLIEKFEEDDDVQAVYHTLG; the protein is encoded by the coding sequence ATGGGACGCGCGTTTGAATTCCGTAAAGGCCGCAAAATGAAGCGCTGGGACCGGATGTCCAAAGACTTTACCCGCATCGGCCGGGAAATTGTAATGGCCGTGAAGGAATCGGGGGCCAACCCCGATACCAACTCCCGCCTGCGCACCGCCATGCAGAATGCCAAGGGCGTGAACATGCCCAAAGACCGGGTGGAAGCCGCCATCAAGCGCGCCAGCAGCAAGGAGGAGAAAGACTATACCGAAGTGGTGTATGAGGGTTACGCGCCCCACGGCGTGGCCATCGTCATCGAAACCGCCACTGACAATCCCACCCGCACCGTGGCCAACGTGCGCATGTACTTCAACCGGGGCAACGGCGCCCTGGGCACCGCCGGCTCCTCTGACTACACTTTTACGCGCAAGGGCGTGTTCAAGCTGGCTGCTGAAGGCCTCGACCTCGACGATTTGGAGTTGGAACTCATTGACGCCGGCGCCGAGGACGTGTACGCCGACCAGGAAGAGGACGAGCACGGCAGCGTGAAAGATTACATCGTGGTAGAAACGGCATTTACCGACTTCGGCCAGATGCAGAAAGCCCTGGAGGAGAAAGGCCTGAACGTGGTATCGGCCCAGCTGCAACGCGTGGCCAACACCACAGTGCACCTCGAAGGCGACCAGCTGGACGAAGTAATGAACCTCATCGAGAAGTTTGAAGAGGACGACGACGTGCAGGCCGTGTACCACACGCTGGGCTAA
- a CDS encoding arginase family protein, translating into MPTFVRDLIRPAGQLPEADVCLVGLPLDFGTVLEGGRAGAANAPEAIRRELRRYHKTYNLEHNVRLDGLRIADAGNLDLRHPDHATNHQIIRSELTRLLNQYPRVVVLGGSHDGTYSTVRGLRDATGSQSVGGINLDAHADVKDRPLISSGTSFGRLLREGVLAGERFTEIGLHSNLNTWEDIDFLHQQQARLVPLAHVQQDGMPEYMTRALRHATAAGPAFVSFDMDSCAEAYAPAVSAPSADGLTPRQAAQAAFMAGKEPEVLLFELMELNPLFDRDNQTARLAATILTAYLTGVAASLDT; encoded by the coding sequence ATGCCCACCTTTGTTCGTGACCTGATTCGCCCGGCCGGGCAGCTTCCCGAAGCCGATGTGTGCTTGGTTGGTCTGCCCCTGGATTTTGGCACCGTGCTGGAAGGCGGCCGGGCCGGGGCTGCTAATGCTCCCGAGGCCATCCGGCGGGAGCTGCGCCGCTACCACAAAACCTATAATCTGGAGCACAACGTGCGTCTCGACGGCCTGCGCATTGCCGATGCCGGTAACCTGGACCTGCGCCACCCCGACCACGCCACCAACCACCAGATCATCCGGAGCGAGCTGACGCGCCTGCTCAACCAGTACCCGCGCGTGGTAGTATTGGGCGGCTCCCACGATGGCACTTACAGCACTGTGCGCGGCCTGCGCGACGCCACCGGCAGCCAGTCGGTGGGCGGTATCAACCTGGATGCCCACGCCGACGTGAAGGACCGTCCGCTTATCAGCAGCGGAACGTCGTTTGGACGGCTGCTGCGCGAAGGGGTGCTGGCCGGGGAGCGGTTCACCGAAATCGGTCTGCACTCCAACCTCAACACCTGGGAGGATATCGACTTTCTGCACCAACAACAGGCCCGACTGGTGCCGCTGGCCCATGTGCAACAGGATGGCATGCCCGAGTATATGACGCGCGCCCTGCGGCACGCCACCGCCGCCGGCCCGGCCTTTGTGAGCTTCGACATGGATAGCTGTGCCGAGGCGTACGCGCCCGCCGTGAGTGCGCCCAGCGCCGATGGCCTGACGCCGCGCCAAGCTGCCCAGGCCGCGTTTATGGCCGGCAAAGAGCCCGAAGTGCTGCTGTTTGAGCTGATGGAGCTGAATCCGCTGTTTGATCGGGACAACCAAACGGCCCGGCTTGCGGCCACCATCCTTACAGCCTACCTCACCGGTGTGGCCGCTTCCCTCGATACCTGA
- a CDS encoding SpoIIAA family protein: MPILETVLLDTPTLLILHEPRLQLLRVTWRGQYDAKSARTGCEHILAHICHTRCSLMLNDSSEVYGDWWKAGEWVGQVFAFELGKRGIRAVAWINAMDWPSRHSVASTLPHVQGLEVWIFDFDEQDAAYAWLLSQTPPAAA; encoded by the coding sequence ATGCCGATTCTTGAAACAGTACTACTTGACACGCCCACGCTCCTGATTCTGCACGAACCTCGGCTGCAACTGCTACGGGTAACCTGGCGGGGCCAATACGACGCCAAATCGGCACGGACCGGCTGCGAGCATATTCTGGCTCACATCTGCCACACGCGCTGCTCCCTGATGCTCAATGACAGCAGCGAAGTGTACGGCGACTGGTGGAAAGCCGGCGAATGGGTAGGGCAGGTTTTTGCCTTCGAGTTAGGAAAGCGGGGTATTCGGGCCGTTGCCTGGATCAACGCAATGGACTGGCCCTCCCGCCACTCGGTTGCCTCCACCCTACCGCACGTGCAAGGTCTGGAAGTCTGGATTTTTGACTTCGACGAGCAGGACGCTGCTTATGCTTGGCTGCTTTCCCAAACGCCTCCGGCTGCCGCGTAG
- a CDS encoding DoxX family protein translates to MTTSTRNVVAWILQGLLALAFIASGGNKFLNLAATVESFGKLGLPGVLAYVVAAAEVLGGIGLLIPRFVRPAALGLMLIMVGAVVMHATRIPGGLAGGMPALALLVLLGVVFWLRQLAPAAR, encoded by the coding sequence ATGACTACTTCTACCCGCAACGTCGTTGCCTGGATTTTGCAAGGGCTGCTGGCCCTGGCATTCATTGCTTCCGGAGGCAACAAATTCCTGAATCTGGCGGCCACCGTTGAGTCGTTCGGGAAGCTGGGCTTGCCCGGTGTGCTGGCATACGTGGTAGCCGCCGCCGAAGTGCTGGGTGGTATCGGGCTGTTGATACCGCGCTTTGTGCGTCCGGCGGCCCTAGGCCTGATGTTGATTATGGTAGGCGCGGTGGTGATGCACGCCACTAGGATTCCGGGTGGTTTGGCTGGTGGGATGCCAGCCCTGGCTCTGCTGGTGTTACTGGGCGTGGTGTTCTGGTTGCGCCAGCTAGCTCCAGCAGCGCGCTAA
- a CDS encoding cupin domain-containing protein gives MVSTPESKTALFEQTERHLLQQGFRIERKDEARPWGGFFVLDETQAQQFANNYFDGLAVEDLRISGKLSPKILLVAPHQRLSWQYHHRRAEIWRVVSGTVGVITSSTDEEGPLKTYGPGEQIILQQGERHRLIGLDGWGQIAEIWQHTDAAYPSDEDDIVRVQDDFGR, from the coding sequence ATGGTATCTACTCCCGAATCCAAAACGGCCTTATTCGAGCAGACCGAACGTCATTTGCTGCAACAGGGATTCCGCATTGAGCGCAAAGACGAAGCCCGGCCCTGGGGCGGCTTTTTCGTGCTCGATGAAACCCAGGCTCAGCAGTTTGCCAACAACTACTTCGACGGGCTGGCAGTAGAAGACCTGCGGATTTCGGGCAAGCTCAGCCCCAAGATTCTGCTGGTAGCTCCGCACCAGCGCCTAAGCTGGCAGTACCACCACCGTCGCGCCGAAATCTGGCGCGTGGTGAGCGGCACCGTAGGCGTCATTACCAGCTCCACCGACGAGGAAGGCCCCTTGAAAACCTATGGCCCCGGCGAGCAAATCATACTGCAGCAGGGCGAGCGGCACCGCCTCATCGGCCTCGACGGCTGGGGCCAGATTGCCGAAATCTGGCAGCACACCGACGCCGCCTACCCCTCCGACGAAGACGACATTGTGCGTGTGCAGGACGACTTCGGCCGCTAG
- a CDS encoding UbiA family prenyltransferase yields MAICFASVLLTNSSIWLVSSQLLLLLLALTVAATYVSLLNDWTDRADDARAGKANGLAHTSGGRVALLLGVCLLAGAGFGWYFWRISPVVTGLYLGTWVVFTAYSLPPVRLKGRALAGVLADAAGAHFFPQLTGVTLMAASLHQHLPLLWLGGVGVWALACGMRNIIWHQLSDATNDAEAGMNTFVTRFGASTVRRVVEWVVFPVEVAALLVLLSVSGRVAPLVGLVLYVGLTLIRYYRWKMTLTVVQPQFHSHVLLNEYYEVFLPLSLLLAAWWHQPADALVLLGFGVLFGPTLWRTVRLFGRAAWWLTGQRWPTG; encoded by the coding sequence ATGGCTATTTGTTTTGCCTCCGTGCTGCTGACAAATAGCTCAATTTGGCTGGTAAGTAGTCAACTGCTGCTGTTGCTGCTGGCGCTTACGGTGGCAGCCACCTACGTGAGCTTGCTCAACGACTGGACCGACCGCGCCGATGATGCCCGGGCAGGAAAGGCTAACGGCTTAGCCCATACTTCGGGTGGGCGCGTTGCGCTGCTACTTGGGGTATGCCTGCTGGCCGGCGCTGGGTTTGGCTGGTATTTTTGGCGTATCAGCCCGGTGGTGACGGGACTCTACCTGGGTACCTGGGTCGTATTCACGGCTTACTCGCTGCCGCCCGTGCGGCTGAAAGGCCGGGCCTTGGCCGGTGTATTGGCCGATGCCGCCGGCGCGCACTTCTTTCCACAGCTCACAGGTGTTACACTAATGGCCGCCAGCCTGCACCAGCACCTGCCGCTCCTGTGGCTGGGGGGCGTGGGCGTGTGGGCATTGGCCTGCGGTATGCGGAACATTATCTGGCACCAACTCAGCGACGCCACCAACGACGCGGAAGCCGGCATGAACACCTTTGTAACGCGTTTTGGGGCCTCAACTGTCCGGCGCGTGGTAGAGTGGGTGGTATTTCCGGTAGAAGTGGCGGCGCTGCTGGTACTGTTGAGCGTGAGTGGCCGCGTAGCTCCCCTGGTGGGCCTGGTGCTCTACGTGGGGCTGACCTTAATTCGGTACTACCGCTGGAAAATGACCCTAACGGTAGTACAACCCCAATTTCATTCTCACGTGCTGCTCAACGAGTATTACGAAGTATTCCTGCCGCTTTCCTTGCTGCTAGCGGCCTGGTGGCACCAGCCTGCCGATGCCTTAGTCCTGCTAGGGTTTGGGGTGCTGTTTGGGCCTACCCTTTGGCGCACTGTGCGCCTGTTTGGCCGGGCTGCTTGGTGGCTCACCGGGCAGCGGTGGCCTACCGGGTAG
- a CDS encoding Kelch repeat-containing protein produces MKHPRVLLWLLLLLTWNFALTSCSNDDDDTTEEVLGDWTTRSQFEGLARNAAVSFTLNGKAYVGLGTDGVDRFKDFWEYTPATNTWRQLADFPGVGRIQAVAFAAGGKGYVGTGYDGVNKLRDFWQYDPTTNTWTRKADFGGTARYGAVALSLEDKGYVGTGYDGNFKKDFWQYDPTADQWTQKPSFGGNKRVGAVAFTLHESGYILAGTDNDLMLTDMWSYSPATEQWTERRALVSNTDEDYDYSNVPRSAASAFVVNNRGFVALGTNGGYLTSCWEYNPDEDTWKVKTAFEGSARIQAVGFGLGDYGYLGLGTTGTTRLDDFWQLAPDAEDAD; encoded by the coding sequence ATGAAACACCCTCGGGTACTACTCTGGCTGCTCCTGCTACTCACCTGGAATTTCGCCCTGACTTCCTGCTCCAACGACGACGACGACACGACGGAGGAAGTGCTGGGCGACTGGACCACCCGTTCCCAGTTCGAAGGGCTGGCTCGAAACGCGGCTGTCAGCTTCACGCTCAACGGCAAAGCCTATGTGGGCCTCGGCACCGATGGCGTGGACCGGTTCAAAGACTTCTGGGAATACACGCCCGCCACTAACACCTGGCGGCAGCTGGCCGATTTCCCCGGCGTGGGACGCATTCAGGCCGTGGCGTTTGCGGCCGGCGGTAAAGGCTACGTGGGTACCGGCTACGATGGCGTGAACAAGCTGCGTGACTTCTGGCAGTACGACCCCACTACCAACACCTGGACCCGAAAGGCCGATTTTGGCGGGACGGCCCGCTACGGCGCGGTGGCCCTCAGCTTGGAGGATAAAGGCTACGTGGGTACTGGCTACGATGGTAACTTCAAGAAGGACTTCTGGCAGTACGACCCCACGGCCGACCAATGGACGCAGAAGCCCAGCTTCGGGGGCAACAAGCGGGTAGGGGCCGTGGCCTTTACGCTGCACGAAAGCGGCTACATTCTGGCTGGCACCGACAATGACCTCATGCTGACGGATATGTGGTCATACAGCCCCGCCACCGAGCAATGGACGGAGCGCCGTGCCCTCGTCAGCAATACCGACGAGGACTACGATTACAGCAACGTGCCGCGCAGCGCGGCCTCGGCTTTTGTGGTGAACAACCGGGGCTTTGTGGCCTTAGGCACCAACGGCGGCTACCTGACTTCGTGCTGGGAATACAACCCCGACGAGGATACCTGGAAAGTAAAAACGGCGTTTGAGGGCTCGGCCCGCATTCAGGCCGTGGGCTTCGGGCTGGGCGACTATGGCTACCTGGGCCTGGGCACCACTGGCACTACCCGTCTGGATGATTTCTGGCAGCTGGCTCCCGACGCGGAAGATGCAGACTAA
- a CDS encoding MBL fold metallo-hydrolase, with amino-acid sequence MEKVAAGVHQLSIQRFVNVYFVETGTPGEWVLVDTGLPGSEKSIIAAADKLFYPGTHPEAIILTHGHMDHSGSAQALAEHWKVPVLAHPLELPFLTAKAVYPPADPTVAGGGSLAFVARFFPPQSFQLSDYVQHLPANDTDPPFLPDWQWLHVPGHAPGQVALFREKDRTLLGADAFATANHESVPELLLQLPKISVAGAPFNYNWQQVGESIRTLAALRPEAIGCGHGPVISGPQAAEGLQKLADEFKIPVRGRYVQHPARTDENGVAYLPPAPHDPIRAKFAITAAGLGALVGAALLVKRYQKRKQNEYPRPVAAEPKRERTEEVVR; translated from the coding sequence ATGGAAAAAGTAGCCGCTGGGGTCCACCAGCTCTCTATTCAGCGTTTTGTCAATGTCTATTTCGTAGAAACCGGAACGCCCGGCGAGTGGGTACTGGTGGATACCGGCCTGCCCGGTTCGGAGAAGTCCATTATTGCCGCCGCCGATAAGCTGTTCTACCCCGGCACCCACCCAGAGGCCATCATCCTGACCCACGGCCACATGGACCACTCGGGCTCGGCCCAGGCCCTGGCCGAGCACTGGAAGGTACCAGTGCTGGCGCACCCGCTGGAATTGCCGTTCCTTACCGCCAAAGCCGTGTATCCGCCCGCCGACCCCACGGTAGCCGGAGGCGGCTCGTTGGCTTTTGTGGCCCGGTTCTTCCCGCCCCAGTCGTTTCAACTCAGCGACTACGTGCAGCATTTACCGGCCAATGACACCGACCCGCCCTTCCTACCTGACTGGCAGTGGCTGCACGTACCCGGCCACGCGCCCGGCCAGGTAGCCCTGTTCCGCGAGAAGGACCGGACACTGCTGGGGGCCGATGCTTTTGCCACCGCCAACCACGAATCGGTACCGGAACTGCTGCTGCAACTTCCGAAAATCAGCGTGGCGGGCGCACCATTCAACTACAACTGGCAGCAGGTGGGCGAATCCATCCGGACACTGGCGGCGTTGCGGCCCGAGGCCATTGGCTGCGGCCACGGCCCGGTTATCAGCGGCCCGCAGGCGGCCGAGGGCCTGCAGAAGCTGGCCGACGAGTTTAAAATTCCCGTGCGCGGCCGTTACGTGCAGCACCCTGCCCGCACCGATGAAAACGGCGTGGCCTACCTGCCCCCGGCGCCACACGACCCCATCCGCGCCAAGTTTGCCATAACCGCGGCCGGCCTCGGGGCACTGGTAGGAGCCGCCCTGCTGGTGAAGCGGTACCAGAAGCGCAAGCAGAACGAATACCCGCGTCCCGTGGCCGCCGAGCCCAAGCGGGAACGGACCGAAGAAGTAGTGCGGTAA
- a CDS encoding DUF4097 family beta strand repeat-containing protein, with protein sequence MKTRLLFLLLLLTTWPAAAQKMPARPAPAKVPAGPAFTITCADQKSASALQKLYCETRDLTLPAPPTGTALTVDARVNGGLTVRGYGGSTVRVRARVTGRAATPESAKALAAAVRITSENNTVRAGRANESLDGWAVDYEVFVPSRTDLVLKAVNGGITLENVEGRLRFDTTNGGLVLTGINGDARGQTVNGSVTIALTGPVWVGPGLDVNTTNGSVNWELPATYAATVLARTTHGKVTARLNTKRKSVMPHNLVATLGKGGAQLKASTVHGSVEVKQPAETVPVVPGDSIDTE encoded by the coding sequence ATGAAAACCCGCTTGCTTTTCCTGCTGCTGCTGCTGACCACCTGGCCGGCTGCCGCCCAGAAAATGCCCGCTCGTCCTGCCCCGGCCAAAGTACCGGCCGGCCCGGCTTTTACCATTACCTGCGCCGATCAGAAATCGGCCAGTGCGCTGCAGAAACTCTACTGCGAAACCCGGGACCTGACGCTGCCCGCGCCGCCCACCGGTACAGCCCTCACGGTGGATGCGCGCGTAAACGGCGGCCTCACGGTGCGTGGCTATGGCGGCAGTACCGTACGCGTGCGGGCCCGGGTAACGGGCCGGGCGGCCACGCCGGAATCTGCCAAAGCCCTGGCCGCCGCCGTACGTATAACGTCAGAGAACAACACTGTGCGGGCCGGCCGGGCCAATGAGTCGCTGGATGGATGGGCGGTAGACTACGAGGTATTTGTGCCCTCCCGGACCGATCTGGTGCTGAAGGCGGTGAATGGCGGCATCACGCTGGAAAACGTGGAAGGCAGGCTGCGTTTCGATACTACCAACGGCGGGCTGGTACTCACCGGCATCAACGGCGACGCGCGTGGCCAGACCGTCAACGGCAGCGTAACCATTGCCCTGACTGGCCCGGTCTGGGTCGGCCCAGGGCTCGATGTAAATACTACCAACGGCAGCGTAAACTGGGAACTGCCTGCTACCTATGCTGCTACGGTGCTGGCCCGCACTACCCACGGCAAAGTAACGGCCAGGCTGAACACCAAGCGCAAAAGCGTTATGCCACATAACTTGGTGGCCACGCTGGGCAAAGGTGGAGCCCAGCTGAAAGCCAGCACCGTACACGGTAGCGTGGAGGTAAAGCAGCCAGCCGAAACCGTCCCTGTCGTGCCCGGCGACTCTATAGATACAGAATAA
- a CDS encoding J domain-containing protein, with product MNLHNPLTDLPAANQLPTPAPAEAPGTPTQRAFREAVAQVEGLRHRLRELQQEQAEARRRYWQQVGPAAETVVKARQTLFVPLEEALLLGYFSRLEEQQITALIVGNAHSLQNRFGEDAAEVLRKYAPRRRVDDDDEQPAVKVAEPTAEALDPTLPPHEQAAQAARTRRKTKQQKAEEAATQAARDQEQQLLSNTKTLYRQLARAHHPDLVQDEAAQQHRTQLMQRITEAYETNDLYTLLQLLSETAPASAADDTVLGRYTQALQQQQQELKQQLNELKYGENGFSGSTGKKREQEIRQLKRHLRAEAEYLQHVTQVVQEPAGLRQLLRELAAEGHTTV from the coding sequence ATGAATCTGCACAACCCGCTCACCGATTTGCCCGCCGCTAACCAACTCCCCACGCCGGCCCCGGCAGAAGCCCCGGGCACCCCGACACAGCGGGCGTTTCGGGAGGCGGTGGCGCAGGTAGAAGGACTGCGCCACCGGCTGCGGGAGCTGCAACAGGAGCAAGCCGAGGCACGCCGCCGCTACTGGCAGCAGGTTGGCCCCGCCGCCGAAACCGTGGTAAAAGCTCGACAGACGCTGTTTGTGCCTTTGGAAGAGGCCTTGCTGCTGGGTTATTTCAGCCGGCTGGAAGAGCAGCAGATTACCGCCCTCATCGTGGGCAACGCCCATTCCCTGCAGAACCGCTTCGGGGAAGATGCGGCCGAGGTGCTGCGCAAATACGCGCCCCGCCGCCGGGTGGACGATGACGACGAACAGCCTGCGGTGAAAGTTGCCGAACCCACCGCTGAGGCTCTCGACCCAACCCTGCCGCCCCACGAGCAGGCGGCCCAGGCGGCCCGCACCCGGCGCAAAACCAAGCAGCAGAAAGCCGAGGAAGCTGCCACCCAGGCCGCCCGCGACCAGGAGCAGCAGTTGCTTTCCAACACCAAAACCCTCTACCGCCAGCTGGCCCGCGCCCATCACCCCGACCTGGTGCAGGACGAAGCCGCGCAGCAGCACCGCACCCAGCTGATGCAGCGCATCACGGAGGCCTACGAAACCAATGACCTGTACACGCTGCTCCAACTGCTCTCCGAAACTGCCCCCGCGTCGGCCGCCGACGATACTGTGCTCGGCCGCTACACCCAGGCGCTACAGCAGCAACAGCAGGAACTAAAGCAGCAGCTCAACGAGCTGAAATACGGCGAAAATGGCTTCAGCGGCAGCACCGGCAAGAAGCGTGAGCAGGAAATCCGCCAGCTCAAGCGCCACCTGCGCGCCGAGGCCGAGTACCTTCAGCACGTTACGCAGGTGGTGCAGGAGCCGGCTGGATTGCGGCAGTTGCTACGGGAGCTGGCTGCCGAAGGGCACACCACGGTATAA
- a CDS encoding histone deacetylase family protein — MPCLASSARYSISLPNGHRFPIAKYALIQEQLLWQGIAAPSDFYDPGFAAEEDVLRVHSAEYWQRVRDLQLSAAEVRRLGLPQSPELVRRSLSSVAGTVESARRALQDGIGLSLAGGTHHAFRDRGEGFCVLNDIAVAAAHLLHHQLARQVLVVDLDVHQGDGTASIFRQEPRVFTFSMHAGANYPLRKEQSDLDIALELGTDDATYLRILRDTLPRLLAEVQPDFIFYQAGVDVLATDKLGKLALTQAGCRQRDEYVLNLCRTAGLPVAVSMGGGYSEQLRDIVDAHCNTFRVAYELFG, encoded by the coding sequence ATGCCCTGTCTCGCCTCCTCCGCCCGCTACAGCATCAGCCTGCCCAACGGCCACCGCTTCCCCATTGCCAAGTACGCCCTCATTCAGGAGCAACTGCTGTGGCAGGGCATTGCCGCTCCCTCCGATTTTTATGACCCCGGCTTTGCGGCGGAAGAGGACGTTTTACGCGTACATTCTGCTGAGTACTGGCAGCGGGTGCGTGACCTGCAGCTCTCCGCTGCCGAAGTGCGCCGCCTGGGTTTGCCCCAAAGCCCCGAGCTGGTGCGCCGCTCCTTAAGCAGCGTGGCCGGCACCGTAGAATCGGCCCGGCGGGCGTTGCAGGACGGTATCGGACTGAGCCTGGCTGGCGGCACCCACCACGCGTTCCGGGACCGGGGCGAGGGATTTTGCGTGCTCAACGACATTGCCGTGGCTGCCGCTCATCTGCTTCATCATCAGTTGGCCCGCCAGGTGCTGGTGGTGGACCTCGACGTACACCAGGGCGACGGCACGGCCAGCATTTTCCGACAGGAGCCACGCGTGTTCACCTTCAGCATGCACGCCGGGGCCAACTACCCGTTGCGCAAGGAGCAGTCAGACCTGGATATTGCGCTGGAGCTGGGCACCGACGACGCAACGTATCTGCGCATTCTACGCGATACGCTACCCCGGCTTCTGGCGGAAGTGCAACCTGATTTCATCTTCTACCAGGCCGGCGTGGACGTACTAGCTACCGACAAGCTGGGCAAACTGGCCCTCACCCAAGCCGGCTGTCGGCAGCGCGACGAATACGTGCTGAACCTATGCCGCACAGCCGGCCTACCCGTGGCCGTGAGCATGGGCGGCGGCTACTCCGAGCAGCTCCGCGACATCGTGGATGCGCACTGCAACACGTTTCGGGTGGCATATGAGCTGTTTGGGTGA
- a CDS encoding alpha/beta hydrolase, translating to MPTISPSPVVSLPPAIKLLRLKFRVLAAVSTEWAFGEAWKLFTTPRRLPEKHWEAAALAAARPFTVATKTGSVTAYEWNPAGERTVLLVHGWEHRASFWGVLARELVAAGFRVVALDGPAHGTSEGRRTTLPNFARAVQAVADALDDVYAVVAHSLGGAATVGVPVQFNQARTGRLPRLVLLAVPGSTAAVAQRFAGLLQLPPAVVARINRYVQEQHGRDAESFSLIQVGRQFPADRALLLHDHNDASIPFAEAEEIAANWPGLDFRATAGLGHNQIMRDPAVLRQVVAFME from the coding sequence ATGCCTACTATTTCTCCGTCCCCGGTTGTCAGTCTGCCTCCGGCCATTAAGCTGCTGCGACTGAAGTTTCGGGTGCTGGCGGCGGTTTCCACGGAATGGGCCTTCGGGGAGGCTTGGAAGCTGTTCACCACGCCCCGGCGGCTCCCCGAAAAGCACTGGGAAGCGGCGGCGCTGGCTGCGGCCCGGCCGTTCACGGTAGCTACCAAAACCGGTTCGGTAACCGCCTATGAGTGGAACCCGGCCGGTGAGCGCACGGTGCTGCTGGTGCACGGCTGGGAGCACCGGGCCAGTTTCTGGGGCGTGTTGGCCCGGGAACTGGTGGCGGCGGGCTTCCGGGTGGTGGCTCTGGATGGGCCGGCACACGGGACGTCGGAGGGCCGCCGCACTACGCTGCCCAACTTTGCCCGCGCCGTGCAGGCCGTAGCCGATGCGCTGGACGACGTGTACGCTGTGGTGGCTCACTCGCTAGGCGGGGCGGCCACGGTGGGCGTGCCGGTGCAGTTCAACCAGGCCCGAACCGGCCGGCTGCCACGCCTGGTGCTGCTGGCGGTGCCGGGCAGCACGGCGGCTGTGGCGCAGCGTTTTGCCGGGCTATTGCAGCTGCCGCCGGCCGTGGTGGCCCGCATCAACCGGTACGTGCAGGAGCAGCACGGCCGCGACGCCGAGAGCTTCAGCCTGATTCAGGTGGGCCGCCAGTTCCCGGCCGACCGCGCCCTGCTGCTCCACGACCATAACGACGCCAGTATTCCCTTCGCGGAAGCTGAGGAAATTGCCGCCAACTGGCCCGGCCTCGATTTTCGGGCCACCGCCGGCCTGGGCCACAACCAGATTATGCGCGACCCGGCGGTATTGCGGCAGGTGGTGGCCTTCATGGAATAG